The DNA region GTTATATTTGAAGAGTGATTTTTTGTTTACTATGGTTGAACGGTTTTTGGAATACATTTCTGTTGAAAGACGCTACTCGCCAAACACGGTGATCAGCTATGAAAAGGATTTGAAGGACTTCTCGGTTTTTCTGCTTGATACAGAATCGCACCAGGACTTTTCGAAGGTTGAAAAGAAAATCATCCGCAACTTCATGGTGGAGCTGAGTGAGAAAAAAATCTCCAAGCGTTCCATTAACCGAAAGCTTTCGTCGCTTCGGAGTTTTTATCACTTTCTATTAAAGGTCGGCGAAATCGAGGTTTCTCCCGTTGAAAGTGTCCAGTCACTTAAATTTTATGCCGATAAGCAGGTTCCGTTTTCGCGAGAGGAAATGGATAATCTTTCGATCATTGAAAATATTCCAAAAGGCGGCTCATTTCTGAAAGAGCTTATCATCGAAACCCTATATCAAACCGGAATGCGTCGTGCCGAACTGATCAATCTGCTTTTAGAAAACGTCGATCTTAACCAAGGTGAAATAAAGGTGATCGGCAAAGGAAACAAGCAGCGAATCATCCCGATTTCTGACTCGCTTATCGAAAAAT from Chryseobacterium suipulveris includes:
- a CDS encoding tyrosine-type recombinase/integrase, giving the protein MVERFLEYISVERRYSPNTVISYEKDLKDFSVFLLDTESHQDFSKVEKKIIRNFMVELSEKKISKRSINRKLSSLRSFYHFLLKVGEIEVSPVESVQSLKFYADKQVPFSREEMDNLSIIENIPKGGSFLKELIIETLYQTGMRRAELINLLLENVDLNQGEIKVIGKGNKQRIIPISDSLIEKFEKYLEERKPLKESELYFFVNEKGKKLYDKFVYSAVNSYLSLVTSKKKKSPHILRHSFATHVLGNGAEISKVKKLMGHQSLASTQVYTDANIEQLKKVFNSAHPRAKKM